In the genome of Yersinia enterocolitica, the window CCTCGCGCGTGAGCAAGGCTTTGCGCTCTGCCCAGCGCTCAATCCCCTCAAACAGAGTACCTGACTGATTCCAGCTCGGTTGCCCGGCCGTTTGGGTGGTATCCAGATGGATATGTGGCTCAATAAAAGGCGGCAATGCCAACCCACCTTGCGCATCCAGCACCCCGGCGCCAACCGTCTGCTGTTCCGGCTGCGGGCTAATAGCACTGATTTTGCCCTCCGCGATAGTTATCTGCCAAAAGCCCGCTTGCCCGGCAAGCCGCACATTATTGATAGTGGTGAGTAAGTGATTTGGTAAGGATTGCGTTGTCATCGATGCCTCCATGATCCCTTTTATATTCTGGTCATAACCAAAAGCTATTTGCTTTAGCTTACCCGACCAACAGTATGCTGCCCGATTTTCTTTTCCCGTCATTTAAAATCTAAAACTGAAACCTTTCAGCTAAAGATGAATGAAATCCGCAACTTATCAAAAATCGTTAAAAATCATCCATCTACCACCTTAGAGGTATATGGAAAGCAAATTGATTTACATCAAGAAGTGCGGTGTAGGGAGGATTACTGTAAGCGTAGAAAATTAAAAATTGAGGCAAAAATGAGCAAAGTCAAACTTGCCATCATCGGCAACGGTATGGTCGGCCACCGCTTTATCGAAGACTTATTAGATAAAGCAGATAAAGACCAATTTGAGATAACCGTATTTTGCGAAGAACCGCGCATCGCTTATGACCGGGTACATCTTTCTTCTTACTTCTCCCACCACACTGCGGAAGAGTTATCACTGGTTCGTGAAGGCTTTTATGAAAAGCACGGTGTAAAAGTGCTGGTTGGCGAACGTGCCATCACTATTAATCGCACCGAGAAAGTGATCCATTCCAACAGTGGCCGTACGCTGTATTACGACAAGCTGATTATGGCAACCGGTTCTTACCCGTGGATCCCGCCGATTAAAGGCAGTGAAGGGCAAGATTGCTTTGTCTATCGCACCATTGAAGATCTGAATGCGATTGAGTCTTGTACTCGCCGTAGCAAACGTGGCGCGGTTATCGGCGGCGGGCTGTTAGGGTTGGAAGCCGCTGGTGCCCTGAAAAGCCTTGGCGTTGAAACCCATGTCATTGAGTTTGCACCGGTATTAATGGCCGAACAGCTTGATCCGATGGGGGGTGACCAACTACGCCAGAAGATTGAACGCATGGGGGTCAGAGTCCATACAGGTAAAAATACCCAAGAAATTATTCATTCAGGCCAAAACAGCCGCAAAACCATGCTGTTTGCCGATGGTAGCCAGTTAGAAGTAGATTTTATCGTCTTCTCCACCGGTATCCGCCCACAAGACAAACTGGCACACCAATGCGGCTTAGCCACCGCGCGCCGTGGCGGTATTGCTATCAATGATTATTGCCAAACCTCCGACCCTGATGTGTACGCCATTGGCGAATGTGCCTCATGGCAAGAGCGCACCTTTGGCTTAGTCGCGCCGGGCTATAAAATGGCGCAGGTCACCGCAGACCATCTACTTGGCCGCGAAAACGCCTTCCACGGTGCCGACATGAGTGCCAAACTGAAACTACTGGGCGTGGATGTCGGTGGGATTGGTGATGCTCATGGCCGCACTGAGGGTGCTCGTAGCTACGTTTATCTGGATGAAAGTAAAGAAATTTATAAACGTCTGGTGGTTAGCGCAGATAACAAAACCCTGTTAGGGGCAGTGCTGGTGGGTGATACCACCGATTATGGCAACTTGCTGCAACTGGCACTGAACAACATCGAATTACCAGAAAACCCGGACAGCCTGATTCTGCCGGCCCATGCGGGTAGCAAACCGGCAATGGGCGTGGACTCGCTACCGGACAGCGCGCAAATCTGTTCCTGTTTTGATGTGACTAAAGGCGACATCATTCAGGCTATCGGCCAGGGTTGCCACACCGTTGCCGCACTGAAATCCGCCACTAAAGCCGGTACCGGTTGTGGCGGTTGCATTCCGCTGGTCACCCAGGTACTGAATGCCGAACTGAGTAAGCAAGGCATTGAAGTTAACCATCATTTGTGTGAACACTTTGCCTATTCGCGCCAAGAGTTATATCACCTGATTCGGGTTGAAGGGATTAAGTCCTTCGATGCCTTGCTGGAGAAATACGGTAAAGGTTACGGTTGTGAAGTATGTAAGCCAACCGTAGGGTCACTGCTGGCATCGTGCTGGAATGAGTATATCTTAGAGCCGCAACACACGCCGTTGCAGGATACCAACGATAACTTCCTCGGTAA includes:
- a CDS encoding nitrite reductase large subunit, which gives rise to MSKVKLAIIGNGMVGHRFIEDLLDKADKDQFEITVFCEEPRIAYDRVHLSSYFSHHTAEELSLVREGFYEKHGVKVLVGERAITINRTEKVIHSNSGRTLYYDKLIMATGSYPWIPPIKGSEGQDCFVYRTIEDLNAIESCTRRSKRGAVIGGGLLGLEAAGALKSLGVETHVIEFAPVLMAEQLDPMGGDQLRQKIERMGVRVHTGKNTQEIIHSGQNSRKTMLFADGSQLEVDFIVFSTGIRPQDKLAHQCGLATARRGGIAINDYCQTSDPDVYAIGECASWQERTFGLVAPGYKMAQVTADHLLGRENAFHGADMSAKLKLLGVDVGGIGDAHGRTEGARSYVYLDESKEIYKRLVVSADNKTLLGAVLVGDTTDYGNLLQLALNNIELPENPDSLILPAHAGSKPAMGVDSLPDSAQICSCFDVTKGDIIQAIGQGCHTVAALKSATKAGTGCGGCIPLVTQVLNAELSKQGIEVNHHLCEHFAYSRQELYHLIRVEGIKSFDALLEKYGKGYGCEVCKPTVGSLLASCWNEYILEPQHTPLQDTNDNFLGNIQKDGTYSVIPRSPGGEITPDGLLAIGRIAKHYNLYTKLTGSQRVGMFGAQKDDLPAIWAQLIEAGFETGHAYAKALRMAKTCVGSTWCRFGVGDSVGFGVALEHRYKGIRTPHKMKFGVSGCTRECSEAQGKDVGIIATENGWNLYVCGNGGMKPRHADLLAADLDEETLMRYLDRFMMFYIRTADKLQRTSVWLESLEGGINYLRAVILDDKLAINDQLEADIARLRDKVTCEWKVTVENPAAQVRFAHFINSPLRDPNVQVVPEREQHRPARPDERIPVRVLELEDNV